One Rosa chinensis cultivar Old Blush chromosome 3, RchiOBHm-V2, whole genome shotgun sequence DNA window includes the following coding sequences:
- the LOC112195350 gene encoding probably inactive leucine-rich repeat receptor-like protein kinase At5g06940, with amino-acid sequence MATTCTYPLLLSLISTFFILTSSSSPPSEADILLTFKASIRDSSNSLSTWSNTSEIHHCNWTGITCTTISSVLSVTSLNLQSFNLSGEISSSVCELPNLSLLNLADNFFNQTIPLHFSQCTSLETLNLSNNLIWGPIPSQISQFGSLRVLDLSKNHVEGNIPQSFASLNKLQVLNLGSNLISGNVPSIFGNLSELVVLDVSQNSYLMSEIPTDVGKLVKLEKLFLQSSSFHGEIPDSLVGMQSLTVLDLSQNNLTGRVPQTLGTSLKNLVSFDVSANRLSGLFPNGICSGKGLINLSLHTNVFNGSVPSSISECLNLERFEVQNNLFSGDFPVELWSLPKIKLLRAENNGFSGEIPDSVSKAGQLEQVQIDNNSFTSKIPQGLGLVKSLYRFSASLNGLYGELPPNFCDSPVLSIVNLSHNSLSGQIPELRKCKKLVSLSLADNKLSGNIGSSLGELPVLTYLDLSDNMLNGEIPQELQNLKLALFNVSFNQLSGRVPYSLISGLPASFLQGNPELCGPGLLHSCSDDPPRHRSSDLTTLTCALISIAFAVGTLTIAGAFIAYRRYYKQRPQTGLWRSVFFYPLRVTEHDLIMGMDEKSSGGGVGVFGRVHIVSLPSSELVAVKKLVNFRVHSSKALKAEIKTLAKIRHKNIVKVLGYCHSDDAIFLIYEFLQRGSLGDLIGRPDFDLQWSVRLRIAIGVAQGLAYLHKDYVPHLLHRNVKSKNILLDADFEPKLTDFGLNKILGDAAFQSTMASESAFSCYNAPENKYSKKATEQMDVYSFGVVIMELVTGRQAEQALPSESLDIVKWVRRKVNITNGAVQVLDPKITSSSQQEMLVALEIALHCTSVMPEKRPSMSEVVKSLQSLDSMTYTAVVDFSAFEEHSVV; translated from the exons ATGGCTACAACCTGCACATACCCATtgcttctctctctcatctccacaTTCTTCATTCTcacttcatcatcatcaccaccatcTGAGGCAGACATTCTTCtcaccttcaaagcctccattAGAGATTCTTCAAACTCTCTCTCAACTTGGTCCAACACCTCTGAGATCCATCATTGTAATTGGACTGGAATTACTTGCACCACCATATCTTCAGTACTCTCTGTAACTTCTCTAAACCTCCAAAGCTTCAACCTTTCTGGTGAAATCTCATCTTCAGTATGTGAACTTCCCAATCTGTCCCTGCTCAACCTTGCTGACAATTTCTTCAACCAAACCATTCCTCTCCATTTCTCTCAGTGCACTTCTCTGGAGACTTTGAATCTCAGCAACAATCTCAtctggggtccaatcccaagtCAGATTTCTCAGTTTGGTTCTTTGAGAGTGCTTGACTTGAGCAAAAACCATGTTGAGGGAAACATCCCACAAAGCTTTGCCtcactcaacaagctccaagttcTCAACTTGGGAAGCAACTTGATTTCAGGTAATGTGCCTTCTATATTTGGAAATTTGAGTGAGCTAGTTGTGCTTGATGTGTCTCAAAATTCATACTTGATGAGTGAGATTCCCACTGATGTTGGGAAGCTTGTTAAGCTTGAGAAGTTATTCTTGCAAAGCTCAAGTTTTCATGGTGAAATTCCTGATTCTTTGGTGGGTATGCAATCTTTGACTGTTTTAGACCTTTCCCAGAACAACTTAACTGGTAGGGTTCCTCAGACACTAGGGACTTCTCTTAAGAACTTAGTGTCTTTTGATGTTTCAGCGAATAGGCTTTCTGGGTTATTCCCAAATGGTATATGTAGTGGAAAGGGCCTTATAAACCTCAGCCTTCATACAAATGTGTTCAATGGTTCAGTACCCAGTTCTATTAGTGAATGCTTAAATCTTGAGAGGTTTGAAGTTCAGAACAATTTGTTTTCTGGTGATTTCCCAGTTGAGTTATGGTCACTACCCAAAATAAAGCTCTTAAGAGCTGAAAATAATGGATTTTCTGGAGAAATACCTGACTCAGTGTCGAAGGCTGGTCAATTGGAGCAAGTTCAAATAGATAACAATAGTTTCACTAGCAAAATTCCTCAGGGTCTTGGGTTAGTCAAGAGCTTATATAGATTCTCAGCTTCTTTAAATGGTTTATATGGTGAACTCCCTCCAAATTTCTGTGACTCCCCTGTTCTGAGTATTGTAAACCTGTCCCACAATTCTCTTTCGGGTCAAATTCCGGAGCTTAGGAAATGCAAGAAGCTAGTGTCTTTGTCTTTGGCAGACAATAAGCTTAGTGGGAATATCGGATCATCTCTTGGTGAATTACCAGTACTGACTTATCTTGATCTTTCGGACAATATGCTTAATGGTGAAATCCCTCAGGAGCTTCAGAACTTGAAGCTTGCGCTCTTCAATGTCTCCTTTAATCAGCTTTCTGGTAGAGTCCCCTATTCTCTTATTTCAGGTCTCCCAGCTTCGTTTCTCCAAGGAAATCCAGAACTTTGTGGGCCAGGATTACTCCATTCTTGTTCTGATGACCCGCCAAGGCACCGTTCTTCTGATCTTACAACCTTGACATGTGCCCTGATCTCCATAGCCTTTGCTGTTGGAACTCTGACTATTGCTGGTGCCTTTATTGCTTATCGTCGGTATTACAAGCAAAGACCTCAAACTGGCTTATGGCGTTCAGTTTTCTTTTATCCTCTGAGAGTCACCGAGCATGATTTGATAATGGGAATGGATGAGAAAAGTTCAGGAGGAGGTGTTGGAGTATTTGGTAGAGTCCACATTGTAAGTCTACCAAGCAGTGAACTTGTTGCTGTGAAGAAGCTTGTGAATTTCAGGGTCCATTCATCGAAAGCCTTGAAGGCTGAGATCAAGACCTTGGCCAAAATCAGGCATAAAAATATAGTAAAAGTTCTTGGGTATTGCCATTCAGATGATGCAATATTTCTGATATATGAGTTCTTACAGAGAGGGAGCTTGGGGGACTTGATCGGCAGACCTGATTTTGATTTGCAGTGGAGTGTTAGGTTGAGAATTGCCATTGGTGTTGCTCAAGGGCTGGCATACCTCCACAAGGATTATGTTCCTCATTTACTCCATAGAAATGTCAAATCAAAAAATATCCTTTTGGATGCTGATTTTGAACCAAAGCTCACAGATTTTGGTCTGAACAAAATTCTGGGAGATGCTGCCTTTCAGTCAACAATGGCTTCAGAATCTGCTTTCTCCTGTTACAATGCACCAG AAAACAAGTACAGTAAGAAAGCAACTGAACAAATGGATGTGTACAGCTTTGGTGTTGTAATAATGGAGCTAGTGACGGGCCGGCAAGCGGAGCAAGCATTACCATCTGAGTCTCTCGATATAGTGAAGTGGGTACGACGAAAGGTCAACATTACAAATGGGGCGGTCCAAGTTCTCGATCCCAAGATCACAAGTTCATCCCAGCAAGAGATGCTAGTAGCTCTAGAAATTGCTTTGCATTGCACTTCTGTGATGCCAGAAAAGAGACCATCAATGTCTGAAGTTGTGAAATCACTTCAGTCTCTCGACTCGATGACTTACACTGCTGTTGTAGACTTTTCTGCCTTTGAGGAGCATTCGGTTGTCTGA